The following proteins are co-located in the Manihot esculenta cultivar AM560-2 chromosome 7, M.esculenta_v8, whole genome shotgun sequence genome:
- the LOC110618539 gene encoding wax ester synthase/diacylglycerol acyltransferase 11 gives MASSVHVSDEPLTPAGRLFLQPEMKTVIHCLLGFKYNMDIDAIKSTIKNSLMVKHPRFCSLLVHDKNGFEHWRRTEVDVDRHIILVDETSITNSSDDVDKIVNDYIADLSVSSPLISDKPLWEIHIMKEKKCAIFRIHHALGDGISLMSMLLASCRKAEDPMAVPTLMTGGRRDWREGKDWRGILMGVLKMVLFSLVFCVDFVLRCLWVRDRKTVISGGDGVELWPRKVATAKFLIEDMKMVKKVVANATINDVLFGVISTGISTYLDHRSPNSLKEGQQLTGIAMVNLRSQTGLQDMTKMMESNSTCRWGNKFGILLLPIYYYHKIEPLEHVKRAKEMIDRKKKTLEAHFSYKVGDLAMSWLGPKVASLLNYRIMCNTTFTISNVVGPKEEITIAGNPITFIRVNTSSLPQALVMHVVSYAGKAEMQIVVAKDIIPDPEFLAKCFQDSLLEMKEAALASL, from the exons ATGGCATCCTCGGTTCACGTCTCCGACGAGCCACTCACTCCTGCCGGCAGGCTATTTCTCCAGCCGGAAATGAAAACCGTAATCCACTGCTTACTTGGCTTTAAATACAACATGGATATAGACGCCATAAAATCCACCATAAAGAACTCTTTAATGGTGAAGCACCCAAGATTTTGTAGTCTTCTTGTGCATGACAAGAATGGATTCGAGCACTGGAGAAGAACAGAGGTTGACGTTGACAGGCACATCATACTTGTTGACGAAACATCCATCACCAACAGCAGCGATGATGTTGATAAAATAGTGAATGACTATATAGCAGATTTATCTGTAAGTAGCCCGCTTATCAGCGATAAGCCTTTATGGGAAATCCATATCATGAAGGAGAAGAAGTGTGCGATATTCAGGATTCATCACGCTCTTGGAGATGGGATCTCATTGATGTCGATGTTGCTGGCAAGCTGCAGAAAGGCGGAAGATCCAATGGCAGTACCCACCTTGATGACTGGAGGTCGGAGGGATTGGAGAGAAGGAAAGGATTGGAGAGGGATTTTGATGGGTGTTCTGAAGATGGTCCTATTTAGTTTAGTTTTCTGTGTGGATTTTGTGTTGAGGTGTTTGTGGGTTCGTGATCGGAAGACAGTGATATCTGGCGGTGATGGAGTGGAGCTGTGGCCAAGAAAAGTGGCTACCGCTAAATTTTTGATTGAAGACATGAAGATGGTGAAAAAAGTCGTTGCTAATGCG ACCATTAATGATGTTCTTTTTGGAGTGATATCAACGGGTATATCAACATACTTGGATCATCGATCACCAAATT CTTTGAAAGAAGGGCAGCAACTTACTGGAATAGCTATGGTTAATTTAAGATCGCAAACGGGATTGCAG GATATGACAAAGATGATGGAAAGCAATTCGACATGTCGTTGGGGCAACAAGTTTGGCATTCTGCTATTGCCTATTTATTATTACCATAAAATTGAACCTCTTGAGCATGTGAAGAGAGCCAAGGAAATGATAGATAGGAAGAAGAAGACATTAGAAGCTCACTTCTCATACAAAGTTGGGGATCTAGCAATGTCATGGTTGGGACCAAAG GTTGCTAGCTTACTTAACTACAGAATTATGTGTAATACAACCTTTACAATCTCAAATGTGGTCGGACCGAAAGAGGAGATTACAATAGCAGGCAACCCTATAACATTCATAAGGGTTAACACATCTAGCTTACCCCAA GCATTGGTAATGCACGTGGTGAGCTATGCGGGGAAAGCTGAAATGCAAATTGTGGTGGCCAAAGACATTATTCCTGACCCAGAATTTCTCGCTAAGTGCTTCCAAGATTCCTTGCTGGAAATGAAGGAAGCTGCATTGGCCAGTTTATGA